The DNA window GAAGAGTTCATTGATCAACTGGATCGGTATATTCGGTGGTATAATGAACGGCGTGTAAAGCTATCCCTCGGGGGTCTGAGTCCGGTTGAATACCGCCAGGCCATCGGAAAAGCAGCGTAAAACCAGTCCAAGAAAACGTCCGCACCCCCTCTGCAGCTCGCCAGCTGATATCCTGCGCGCCGCCTCTTCGGTCTGCGGCCAGGGAAAGCGATCGCGTTCAAGCTTTTTCATCCAGAGCGCAAATCCGGTGGCATCCCAGTAAAGGGCCTTCAGGATTCTTCGGTGTTTGTTACAGAACAGGAACAGAGCGCCGGAAAGCGGATCCTGCTCCATATGCTCGGTGGCAATCATGGACAGGCCATTGATCTGTTTTCTCATATCAGTTCCGCCGGGCCGGATGAAGATCTCTACCCGACTCAGATCCGGGCCAATCATAATGATGCGATCGCTCGCACCACGGCGGCGATTTCACTATCGGTTGCCGGCAGGTCGAGTTCTGCATTGACGCCACTCGTCGATGAAACGCGCAGGGTGCGTCCTGTCCGTGCTGGGGTGACGGTTCCCAGCGATACGACGGATGGCGCACTATTCTCGAGATCGTCTGTTCTGTTCGAATACCGGCGTTTCCAGAGATCCAGTGAGCTCAGGGCCACTCCGTTTTCCGCACAAAAAGCTTTGCGGGACATCCCGCTTTCCCGGTACTGATGGACGACGCTGCGTCGGTATGCGTCTCGTTCTTTTCTCGTCATTCGGGCCTCCTTGAGAGCCCGATTATTGGTTATGTCGCTCCACCGCGGTAGGTGGGGTGAAATTGTCGCTTACGCTTCACCGCTCTCATTCTCTCTTCATACGAATACACGGACTACCTCCTTCAGAATGTAGTCCAAGTTTTTGTCCGCACCCCCGAATATATCCATCGGTGAGTGGGAGATTCTCATGCCAGCCAATCTCAATCCTGAAGAGGTCAACACCGCGTTTCTCGCAGACGTGCGGTGAAATTGACGCTTACGGAAAAGCAGCGTAAAATCAGTCCAAGAAAACGTCCGCCCCCCCTATAGGCGGCAGGTTTAGAGGGTAATTCCCACAGAAATCATAAAATACTGAGAATGTCTCAAGTTCATCTATCGTTACATACTCATATTTCTTATCAGATCCCTAGCTTCGAGAATATATTCCCCGCTGATACTAATTTCATCTATATCCAGAAAAGCCAAAAATTCAATCCCCTCTCTTGTTCCTCCGAGTTCACCGCACAAACCTACTTCTGTACCATAACATCCTGCCTCAGCAATTATGTGTTCTATGGATCTCTTTACGGCAGGGTGAAGCGGATTATAAAGATGATGAACAGCGGTATCCCCTCTGTCTACTGCAAGGGTATATTGAGTAAGATCATTTGAACCAATACTGATAAAATCAACCATAGGAGCAAGCTTATCAGCCATAAGCGAGGCGGCAGGGGTTTCGATCATTATCCCCAGCAGGCAGTGGCGGTAAGCCAGACCTTCCTCTGTCAAAGAAGATTCTATGGTATGAACCAATTCAATCAGCCACTCCACCTCTTCCTGAGAGATTACCATAGGAAACATAATACGAAGATCACGGCTCTCAACTGCGTTTGCTCTTAACAGGGCTCTTAACTGACAGGTTATCAAGTCTATAAATTCTTTATAGATCCTTATACCTCTGTAACCAAGAAACGGATTATCACCGGCTGGTATATCAAGCCAGGGCAGAGGCTTATCTCCTCCTACATCCAGCGTTCGAACTATAACGGGTTTATCCTCAAAAATGTCCGCTACAGCGCCGAAAACTTCTATCAACTCTTGTTCCGCCAGCGGCTGGGGTTTTTCTGCATATAGAAATTCGGTCCTGAAGAGGCCTATGCCCTCACTTCCCAGCTGCAAGGCTACTTTTGCTTCATCCAGGGAACCGATATTGCTGAAGAGTCGTATCCGGCGCCCATCTGGGGTAACCGCAGGTAAGCAGGATTTCTCAAGCAGATGCTGCCGTCTGTCCTGAGCATCTCTGATAGTTTTTCCGGCTTGTTTCATAAAAACCTGATTCGGCTCCAGAACAATGCTGCCTGAGCTGCCGTCCATAAAAACAAACTGACCGGTTTCTACGGAGGCAAGAAGACCATCAACTCCTGCAACAGCAGGAAGACCAAGAGCCTTTGCAAGTATAGCTATATGACTCGTACTGCTTCCGGTTTCAGTAACAAAGCCCTTGACCTTTGTTCTGTCCAGAAGGGCAGTATCTGAGGGGACAAGTTCCCTGCAGCAGATTACCGCATCTTCCGGGTATGCTGCTAAAGGCTGAAGGGAATCCCCTTGAAGAGCCAGCAAAAGCTTTTCCCGAACATCAAGAAAATCCGACGCACGTTCCTGAAAATAGGGATCATCCATCGCAGCCATTTCATTTGAACATTCTTTGTAATAATCAGATACTGCCGCCTCTGCCGATAACTCACCATTTCCCAGAACCTTTTCAATCTCGGCTATGGCGTCTTCATCATCAACAAATTCCATATGTCCTTCAAAGATACCTGCCCGTTCTTCAAATCCGTTGATTTCCAGATTTTTAACTATTGTTTGAAGATAAGCCAGAACCCTCTCCCGTGATTCAGAATACCGTTTGAATTCCGCCTGCGGATCAGCAGAAATCCTTTTTCTGGAAAAAGTTTCTATATCCTTTTTTACCAGAACATATACCTGACCAATAACTAGCCCGGAAGAAACCCCTATGCCCCTGAACTCTTTCATCTTATTCCTCTAATCCTGCGATATACTTCTCCAATGCTTCTGCCGCGCAAACCTCATCTTCCCCTTCACAATTCAGAGTTATCATATCTCCCTGACTTATACCTGCTTTCATTAGCTTGACAAGGCTTTTCCCGTTAAAAAGATTTGAATCCTTTTGGATAGTAATATCTGAAGTGAAGGTTTTGGCAAGCTTAACAAACTGGTTACCGGGACGAGTATGAAGGCCTGTCGGATTATTAATTCTTATTTCTTTCTTTATCATTACCGGAAATCTCCTTTGAAAATTTTATCTAAAAAGCTTTTACCTGATTCAGGAAAGCGGGTTCCGAAAAAATCGGCAGCTGTTGCACTTATATCCGCAAGACTTTCCCTTTTCCCAATCATGCCTGAAGCTATATTGCCGGCATATACAAGAAGGGGAACCTCTTCCCTGGTATGTTGACTATGTCCGCATAAAGGATCATTTCCATGATCTGCAGTTACAATCAATAAATCTTCTTCACCCAACGAATCCAAGATCCCTGCCAGTTTATCATCAACTATCTTCAGCTTTTCAGCGTAACCAACCGGATCCTGACTATGTCCTGCCAAATCGGTTTCCTGGATATTCACACAGATAAATTCATACTCACCCTCATCCAGCAAATATCGCAACTCTTCCATACATTTCCCGGTATCTACCGTTGAAGACACATATCCTCCAGGATTATCAACGATATCGGCTACCTTTCCTACAAGTGCGGACTTTATCCCGGCTTCAGAAAACCTGTTTATAACCTGGGTAGTAGGGTCTACCCCATAACCCAGATGGATCACCTTGTAACCATTTTTATAAACACCGCTTTCGGCGGATCCCACACCTGCTAGGTTACCCGGATTGCGGTAGGCCCCTAAGATGTCCTCCATACTTACATTAAGCCCTCCGAACGCGATCACCCGGCTGACCCTGGAGATACTGCGAACAAGCCTGCCGACAGCTGTTACCATTGAGAAATCAACAAGATCCAGTGCAGCGGTTACATTGTGATTAAAACCTGGGGCAGTTTCCAGATTGTCACCCACAGTCATAACATCATCAACAACCAGGATTTTCCCGTCTTTACCATAAAGATCCACCTTATGACCATTTTCCAGGAGCACGCTTTTTACTTCTTCCAGGATCTCGGAGAAAGGCTGGTATTCAGGTCTAAGAGGATTGGTTCCCATTATCTCCTGATGGCCCCAGAATGTATCAGCCCCAAAATGCGCCAGTTTGGCACGACCCCATAAAGCGTTCTCCACTTTCCTGATATTGGAAACATCATAGCCCAGCGCATTTCCGAGTCCGAGTTTTTCAAGAACCGGAAGCTTAAGATCCGGAACTGATTCAAAGACGTGAAGAACAGTATTAGTGCCCATATCTTCGAGCCTATCGATTAAAACATCCTCCATGGCGCCGACACCATAACTATCAATAACAATTACTATAAATCTTTTTCTGCCTAACAAACCCGTTCTCCCTGTGCAGTGAAAGTTCCTGCTACCTGAGGTTTTCCCTTTGAAAGTCCTTCAATGACACTGACCCGGCTTCTGGTTACAAAGATCTGACTTCTGAAACAAGTTACAACCGGCATGCCTGCCTTAAATGGTCTCTCAAGAACAAAATAGTAATCAATACAACCATTTTCACAACCAATTAAGGATCGTTGACTGCCTACAAGCGCGTTTTGCATATGGGATCGGCTGTAATATCCACCTCCGTAACAATAGCCCTTACCCTCAAAATTATGTGATATCTCTGACAGATAACAAAGAGCTGGTTTACCCTGAGAATCAGGCTCAATCCTGTCCGGAGTGGTTCCTAAAACACCATGACCTGGTTCTGCATGGGTTCCACCGTTTTCAGCCAGAAGTTCAAGGGTTCCGTCATGATTCAAAGACGGAAGATTTATCTGCCCTATATCCGCGCCAAGTCTTTCAAGAATTTTTGCGCTTTCTTTTACTGCATCAAGATTGGAAGTTTTTGTCACAACACCTTTGATAGAATCATAGACAAGAGCCGGAAAACCTGTCACCCCAGACAGCCTGACTCCTTTTACCGAACTTATCCGGTTATAGAAATCTTCAACTCCGGAAACATGAATCC is part of the Alkalispirochaeta americana genome and encodes:
- a CDS encoding IS3 family transposase, producing the protein EEFIDQLDRYIRWYNERRVKLSLGGLSPVEYRQAIGKAA
- the tnpA gene encoding IS66 family insertion sequence element accessory protein TnpA is translated as MTRKERDAYRRSVVHQYRESGMSRKAFCAENGVALSSLDLWKRRYSNRTDDLENSAPSVVSLGTVTPARTGRTLRVSSTSGVNAELDLPATDSEIAAVVRAIASL
- the ptsP gene encoding phosphoenolpyruvate--protein phosphotransferase encodes the protein MKEFRGIGVSSGLVIGQVYVLVKKDIETFSRKRISADPQAEFKRYSESRERVLAYLQTIVKNLEINGFEERAGIFEGHMEFVDDEDAIAEIEKVLGNGELSAEAAVSDYYKECSNEMAAMDDPYFQERASDFLDVREKLLLALQGDSLQPLAAYPEDAVICCRELVPSDTALLDRTKVKGFVTETGSSTSHIAILAKALGLPAVAGVDGLLASVETGQFVFMDGSSGSIVLEPNQVFMKQAGKTIRDAQDRRQHLLEKSCLPAVTPDGRRIRLFSNIGSLDEAKVALQLGSEGIGLFRTEFLYAEKPQPLAEQELIEVFGAVADIFEDKPVIVRTLDVGGDKPLPWLDIPAGDNPFLGYRGIRIYKEFIDLITCQLRALLRANAVESRDLRIMFPMVISQEEVEWLIELVHTIESSLTEEGLAYRHCLLGIMIETPAASLMADKLAPMVDFISIGSNDLTQYTLAVDRGDTAVHHLYNPLHPAVKRSIEHIIAEAGCYGTEVGLCGELGGTREGIEFLAFLDIDEISISGEYILEARDLIRNMSM
- a CDS encoding HPr family phosphocarrier protein, which encodes MIKKEIRINNPTGLHTRPGNQFVKLAKTFTSDITIQKDSNLFNGKSLVKLMKAGISQGDMITLNCEGEDEVCAAEALEKYIAGLEE
- a CDS encoding phosphopentomutase, which codes for MLGRKRFIVIVIDSYGVGAMEDVLIDRLEDMGTNTVLHVFESVPDLKLPVLEKLGLGNALGYDVSNIRKVENALWGRAKLAHFGADTFWGHQEIMGTNPLRPEYQPFSEILEEVKSVLLENGHKVDLYGKDGKILVVDDVMTVGDNLETAPGFNHNVTAALDLVDFSMVTAVGRLVRSISRVSRVIAFGGLNVSMEDILGAYRNPGNLAGVGSAESGVYKNGYKVIHLGYGVDPTTQVINRFSEAGIKSALVGKVADIVDNPGGYVSSTVDTGKCMEELRYLLDEGEYEFICVNIQETDLAGHSQDPVGYAEKLKIVDDKLAGILDSLGEEDLLIVTADHGNDPLCGHSQHTREEVPLLVYAGNIASGMIGKRESLADISATAADFFGTRFPESGKSFLDKIFKGDFR
- a CDS encoding alanine racemase, which encodes MFLEKMINQNPELIEAVRFFHTKGLIQPDSYVLDMDAIMENSLRISRKAVDLNLRLYLMTKQFGRNPMVASRILELDNFDGIVAVDYREAETLAKAGLPLGHIGHLVQIPEHLIGSLLHYKPEIITVYSIDNARFIGEEAVKSGFEQPVMLRVWKDKNSLYPQQEGGIHVSGVEDFYNRISSVKGVRLSGVTGFPALVYDSIKGVVTKTSNLDAVKESAKILERLGADIGQINLPSLNHDGTLELLAENGGTHAEPGHGVLGTTPDRIEPDSQGKPALCYLSEISHNFEGKGYCYGGGYYSRSHMQNALVGSQRSLIGCENGCIDYYFVLERPFKAGMPVVTCFRSQIFVTRSRVSVIEGLSKGKPQVAGTFTAQGERVC